TCGCCCGACTTGTCGACCCAATAGCCCGCGGCCCGATCGGGAATGATGGTTTCCGGATCCGCCATGCGGGTCCGGGTCATGCCGACAGGCTCGAAGATGCGGTCTTCGAGCACCTCCCCGAGTGGTTTCCCCTCCACCCCCTCGACGATCATACTCAGCAGGAAGTAGCCTGTATTGCTGTAGTTCCAGGCGGTTCCAGGTTCGAAGTCCATGGGTCGGGAGTGGGCGATGCGAATCACCTCCTCCGGTGTGAGGCGGAAACCGTAGATATCGTAAGTGGCAATTTCTTCATAGTCCGGAATGCCGGAGGTATGCGTCATCAGCTGTCGAACCGTCACACCGCGCCACTCGCCGGGCAGGAAGGGCAGATGGGCATGGATCTGGTCGTCGAGTCCGAGCCGGCCCTCCTCGACAAGCATCATCGCTGCCGAGGAGACGAACTGTTTCGAGATGGAGCCGATCTCGAAGACCGTCGTTTCGCTGACGGGCACCGACAGCTCGACGTTGGCCATTCCGTACGGCTTGAGGTGGATCATGCGGCCCTTCGAGGCCACCGCCACGAGGACCCCGGGAATGTGGTTCTTCTCCATGTAGTCTTCGATCCGCCGATCCAGCTCGGTCAAGCGCTCGTTGGTCGGAGTCACGATCTGGGCGGATGCCGAGCCGGTCGCGAGGATCAACGCGGCCAGAGTCGGGGCGAGACCCAGAACGACGAGGCTGGGGTCACTTGGTTTCCGTATGGTCAGCATCAACATCTCCCTAGGTGAATGAAATGCGGCTCCCGCGGCAAACGTTTGGACCCTAAGAATACCGCCCCGAAACCGGCGGGCAAGGGCACAGACCAATGGTGAAGGCAGTCTCTTCCCAAAGTCCCGGCTTCACCTCACGCAGAGATCAGGCACGAGGCGCGCCCGGTATTCGGTCGAGAAACCCTGGGTTGGAGGAATTTGGCTCCATATTTCGTCGAGTTCACGCGAAAATTCTCTGCGAAACAGGTCTTCGTAAATGACTTCCCAGTCGATGTCGCCACCTTCGTCCCATTGATCGCTCAGGTGGACCTGATTCCATGCCGAGGCCGCTTCGTCGTACCCGTGGTTGGCACTGCCGGTCAGCTCAAGTGCCACGAAACAATGGAGCAGACCTCGCTCGACGAGGATGCCATTTGCCGGGCCGAAGTAATTCCTCATCAGGTCGTGGTACGTGGTGATTGACGCGGGGATGTTTTCGACTGCGATGAACTCGATCAGATAATCGATGCCGGCAGGGGCATCTGGGTACGAGGGTTCAGGCGAACCGAAGCACGAGTTCGCCGTGCACCTCATTCGTTGTTTGCGAATCACGGTGAAAATCGAATTTTTGTCGTCGGTCGCGCACGCCGAGTCTTCGCCGTGGAACAGTTCTCCGTTAGACGTGCCGGGCGCGAGTCCGGCGACCAGCAGGAAAGACCAGGCAGGCGTCACGTGGAGGGTCGTCTCCATGTCGATCAACTCGAAGACGCTGACCGTAGATACCGTTCCGCTTTCCCGTAGATCTTTCCACCGAGGCAATAAGCAGCTCCGGAGGTGGGCAAG
The nucleotide sequence above comes from Acidobacteriota bacterium. Encoded proteins:
- a CDS encoding beta-lactamase family protein, with amino-acid sequence MLTIRKPSDPSLVVLGLAPTLAALILATGSASAQIVTPTNERLTELDRRIEDYMEKNHIPGVLVAVASKGRMIHLKPYGMANVELSVPVSETTVFEIGSISKQFVSSAAMMLVEEGRLGLDDQIHAHLPFLPGEWRGVTVRQLMTHTSGIPDYEEIATYDIYGFRLTPEEVIRIAHSRPMDFEPGTAWNYSNTGYFLLSMIVEGVEGKPLGEVLEDRIFEPVGMTRTRMADPETIIPDRAAGYWVDKSGELINRRPTETSSTLGAGGLLSTASDLAKWDAALYGENVLSNESKRQMWTGAVLLDGNDTKYGFGWDVTPYRELTRQQHGGMVAGFVARFSRFPDQEAVFIVLMNRYEVTTFPIFKALVHTFMPSLGPIPE